A region of Ramlibacter agri DNA encodes the following proteins:
- a CDS encoding rhodanese-like domain-containing protein, with product MNAPASSSPAAGRDQVRPADGYAGDVTPELACRWWQAGDAVLVDVRTDAEREWVGFVPGAVPLAWKQWPGMQVDAAYGEHLRAAVPAGKKVVLLCRSGVRSIAAAKAAAQAGFEAYNILEGFEGDTDEEGHRNRKGGWRLRGLPWRQN from the coding sequence ATGAACGCTCCCGCCTCCTCCTCCCCGGCCGCGGGCCGCGACCAGGTACGCCCGGCCGACGGCTACGCGGGTGATGTCACTCCCGAACTGGCCTGCCGATGGTGGCAGGCCGGCGACGCCGTCCTGGTGGACGTGCGCACCGATGCCGAACGCGAATGGGTCGGCTTCGTCCCCGGCGCCGTGCCGCTGGCCTGGAAGCAATGGCCCGGCATGCAGGTCGACGCCGCCTACGGCGAGCACCTGCGCGCCGCCGTCCCGGCCGGCAAGAAAGTGGTGCTGCTGTGCCGCAGCGGCGTCCGCTCCATCGCCGCGGCCAAGGCCGCCGCCCAGGCCGGTTTCGAGGCCTACAACATCCTCGAAGGCTTCGAAGGCGACACCGACGAAGAAGGCCACCGCAACCGCAAGGGCGGCTGGCGCCTGCGCGGCCTGCCCTGGCGGCAGAACTGA
- the argJ gene encoding bifunctional glutamate N-acetyltransferase/amino-acid acetyltransferase ArgJ — MAVNLSAPSAASLHPVPGVSIGVAEANVRKANRKDLTVFLLEPGASVGGVFTQNRFCAAPVQVCREHLASGDIRALVINTGNANAGTGEDGLVRARQTCIAAARLLNLAPEQVLPFSTGVIMEPLPVDRIEKGLPAAIDDAQPQHWLRAAEGIMTTDTIAKAFSRQVQVDGVTVTVTGISKGAGMIRPNMATMLGFLATDAQVDARLLPALAFELAEGSFNRATVDGDTSTNDSFIVIASNKAKHAKITSLDTPAGQALKGAMLEVARLLAQAIVRDGEGATKFITVRVEGGKTGAECRQVAYAIAHSPLVKTAFFASDPNLGRILAAVGYAGITDLDQTKIDLYLDDVHVAVGGGRNPSYREEDGQRVMKQSEITVRVVLGRGNAADQVWTCDFSHDYVSINADYRS, encoded by the coding sequence ATGGCAGTCAACCTGAGCGCGCCCAGCGCGGCCTCGCTGCACCCCGTGCCCGGCGTCTCCATCGGCGTCGCCGAGGCGAACGTCCGCAAGGCCAACCGCAAGGACCTCACCGTGTTCCTGCTGGAGCCGGGCGCTTCGGTCGGTGGCGTCTTCACCCAGAACCGCTTCTGCGCCGCCCCGGTGCAGGTGTGCCGCGAGCACCTGGCCAGCGGCGACATCCGCGCGCTCGTCATCAACACCGGCAACGCCAATGCCGGCACCGGCGAGGACGGCCTGGTGCGCGCTCGCCAGACCTGCATCGCCGCCGCGCGCCTGCTGAACCTGGCGCCGGAACAGGTGCTGCCGTTCTCCACCGGCGTGATCATGGAACCGCTGCCGGTGGACCGCATCGAGAAGGGCTTGCCGGCCGCCATCGACGACGCCCAGCCGCAGCACTGGCTGCGGGCCGCCGAAGGCATCATGACCACCGACACCATCGCCAAGGCCTTCAGCCGCCAGGTGCAGGTGGACGGCGTGACCGTCACCGTCACCGGCATCAGCAAGGGCGCCGGCATGATCCGGCCCAACATGGCGACCATGCTGGGTTTCCTGGCCACCGATGCCCAGGTCGACGCCAGGCTGCTGCCGGCGCTGGCCTTCGAACTGGCGGAAGGTTCGTTCAACCGCGCCACGGTCGACGGCGACACCTCCACCAACGACTCCTTCATTGTCATCGCCAGCAACAAGGCGAAGCACGCGAAGATCACTTCGCTGGACACGCCGGCAGGCCAGGCGCTGAAGGGCGCGATGCTGGAAGTGGCGCGCCTGCTGGCGCAAGCCATCGTGCGCGACGGCGAGGGCGCGACCAAGTTCATCACGGTCCGCGTCGAGGGCGGCAAGACCGGCGCCGAATGCCGCCAGGTCGCGTACGCCATCGCGCACTCGCCGCTGGTGAAGACCGCCTTCTTCGCCAGCGACCCCAACCTGGGCCGCATCCTGGCGGCGGTCGGCTACGCCGGCATCACCGACCTGGACCAGACGAAGATCGACCTCTACCTCGACGACGTGCACGTGGCCGTCGGCGGCGGCCGCAACCCGTCCTACCGCGAGGAAGACGGCCAGCGCGTGATGAAGCAGAGCGAGATTACCGTGCGCGTCGTCCTGGGCCGCGGCAATGCCGCCGACCAGGTGTGGACCTGCGACTTCAGCCACGACTACGTGAGCATCAACGCCGACTACCGTTCATGA
- a CDS encoding ATP-binding protein, with protein MTDKFDTLIARAMTLLDRLEAVLPQPLSAPDWNESIAWRYRKRASGHGVLEPVRHVASIALDDLKEIEPQKEKIQRNTLQFVQGHPANNVLLTGARGTGKSSLVKACLNEYAKQGLRLIEIDKADMVDLPDVIDIVSSRPEKFMVFCDDLSFEEGEPGYKALKSILDGSVAAATPNVLIYATSNRRHLLPEYMKENLTYKHTDDGEVHPGEVVEEKISLSERFGLWVSFYPFSQDEYLHICATWLAHFGVPAAEIEAARPEALVWALERASRSGRVAYQFARDYAGRHHA; from the coding sequence ATGACCGACAAGTTCGACACGCTGATCGCGCGCGCCATGACACTGCTCGATCGCCTCGAAGCGGTCCTGCCGCAACCGCTGTCCGCCCCCGACTGGAACGAGTCCATCGCCTGGCGCTATCGCAAGCGCGCGAGCGGCCATGGCGTGCTGGAACCGGTGCGCCACGTCGCCAGCATCGCGCTGGACGACCTGAAGGAGATCGAGCCGCAGAAGGAGAAGATCCAGCGCAACACGCTGCAGTTCGTGCAGGGCCACCCGGCCAACAACGTGCTGCTGACCGGCGCGCGCGGCACCGGCAAGTCTTCGCTGGTGAAGGCCTGCCTCAACGAGTATGCGAAGCAGGGCCTGCGCCTGATCGAGATCGACAAGGCCGACATGGTGGACCTGCCGGACGTCATCGACATCGTCTCCAGCCGGCCCGAGAAGTTCATGGTCTTCTGCGACGACCTGAGCTTCGAGGAGGGCGAGCCGGGCTACAAGGCGCTGAAATCCATCCTGGACGGCTCGGTGGCCGCGGCCACGCCCAACGTGCTGATCTACGCCACCAGCAACCGGCGCCACCTGCTGCCGGAGTACATGAAGGAAAACCTCACCTACAAGCACACCGACGACGGCGAGGTGCATCCGGGCGAGGTGGTGGAAGAGAAGATCTCGCTGTCCGAGCGCTTCGGCCTGTGGGTGAGCTTCTATCCCTTCAGCCAGGACGAATACCTGCACATCTGCGCGACCTGGCTGGCGCACTTCGGCGTGCCAGCGGCGGAGATCGAAGCGGCGCGGCCCGAAGCGCTGGTGTGGGCGCTGGAGCGCGCCTCGCGCAGCGGCCGCGTGGCCTACCAGTTCGCGCGTGACTACGCCGGACGGCATCACGCATGA
- a CDS encoding NUDIX domain-containing protein: MTGKPVLVAHGDRPREGGPDRKEVEVAVGVLIRADGAFLLTSRPAGKVYEGYWEYPGGKVEAGETVEQALRRELIEEIGVTIGAVHPWKVERVDYPHALVRLNFCKVYEWTGELHMHEGQQYAWQQLPVTVQPVLPGTVPVLQWFAEERGFEGPTHS; this comes from the coding sequence ATGACCGGGAAGCCGGTGCTCGTCGCCCACGGTGATCGTCCGCGTGAAGGCGGCCCGGATCGCAAGGAGGTCGAGGTCGCGGTCGGCGTACTCATTCGAGCGGACGGTGCCTTTCTGCTCACCTCGCGTCCCGCGGGCAAGGTGTACGAGGGCTACTGGGAATATCCCGGCGGCAAAGTGGAAGCCGGCGAGACGGTGGAACAGGCGCTGCGGCGCGAGCTGATCGAGGAGATCGGCGTCACCATTGGCGCCGTGCATCCGTGGAAAGTCGAGCGCGTCGACTATCCGCATGCGCTCGTGCGCCTGAACTTCTGCAAGGTCTACGAGTGGACCGGCGAACTGCACATGCACGAGGGGCAGCAGTACGCGTGGCAGCAGTTGCCGGTGACGGTGCAGCCCGTGTTGCCGGGGACGGTGCCGGTGCTTCAGTGGTTCGCCGAGGAACGCGGCTTCGAAGGGCCGACGCACTCCTGA
- a CDS encoding DNA gyrase inhibitor YacG, translating to MATRSAKPRLVRCPACSGDSVYAPSNPFRPFCSERCKNMDLGAWASESFRMPDETPPDDLPFGDPKEQ from the coding sequence ATGGCCACCCGTAGCGCGAAGCCCCGTCTCGTGCGCTGCCCCGCCTGCAGCGGCGACAGCGTGTACGCGCCCAGCAATCCCTTCCGCCCCTTCTGCAGCGAGCGCTGCAAGAACATGGACCTGGGCGCGTGGGCCAGCGAGAGTTTTCGCATGCCCGACGAGACGCCGCCGGACGACCTGCCCTTCGGGGATCCGAAGGAACAATAG
- the zapD gene encoding cell division protein ZapD — MILYEYPFNERIRTYLRLEHLFRRLGELIPRSHPLDHHFALSTIFEVMDVAARADLKSDTMKDLERQKGMLNAYRGNPGVSEAVLDEIIARIDRCFGALNSTPGKAGHPLTENEWLMSIRSRASIPGGTCEFDLPGYYAWQHHSAEERRADLERWASTLGPTAEALHLLLKLLRDTGMPQKVIATGGQLQQNLPQGRTFQLLRLRIDPALGLVPEISGNRLIASVRLMRQDSERMVPSTDSVPFELTLCA; from the coding sequence GTGATCCTCTACGAATACCCTTTCAACGAACGCATCCGGACCTACCTGCGGTTGGAACACCTGTTCCGCCGCCTGGGCGAGCTGATTCCCCGCAGCCACCCGCTGGACCACCATTTCGCGCTGTCCACCATCTTCGAGGTGATGGACGTCGCCGCGCGCGCCGACCTGAAGTCCGACACGATGAAGGACCTCGAGCGGCAGAAGGGCATGCTCAATGCCTATCGCGGCAACCCGGGCGTGTCCGAGGCGGTGCTGGACGAGATCATCGCCCGCATCGACCGCTGCTTCGGCGCCCTGAACAGCACCCCGGGCAAGGCCGGCCATCCGCTCACCGAGAACGAGTGGCTCATGAGCATCCGCAGCCGCGCCAGCATCCCGGGGGGCACCTGCGAATTCGACCTGCCTGGCTACTACGCCTGGCAGCACCATTCCGCCGAGGAACGGCGCGCCGACCTCGAGCGCTGGGCTTCCACCCTGGGGCCGACCGCCGAAGCCCTGCACCTGCTGCTGAAGCTGCTGCGCGATACCGGCATGCCGCAGAAGGTGATCGCCACCGGCGGCCAGTTGCAGCAGAACCTGCCGCAGGGCCGCACCTTCCAGTTGCTGCGCCTGCGCATCGACCCGGCCCTGGGCCTGGTGCCGGAAATCAGCGGCAACCGCTTGATCGCCTCGGTGCGCCTGATGCGGCAGGACAGCGAGCGCATGGTGCCCAGCACCGACAGCGTCCCCTTCGAGCTGACGCTCTGCGCTTGA
- the coaE gene encoding dephospho-CoA kinase (Dephospho-CoA kinase (CoaE) performs the final step in coenzyme A biosynthesis.), with product MAVRIGLTGGIGSGKSTVLAMLQERGAVPVDADAISRATTASGGLAIPAIRVQFGPEFVTADGALDRERMRERAYAQPEARRQLEAIIHPLVGQEIERQVGNALAAGAACIVFDIPLLVESGRWRAQLDRVLVVDCEPETQVRRVVARSALAPEQVRAIIAAQAPRALRLAAADLVVCNEGLSLAALRSEVEQAARSFGL from the coding sequence ATGGCCGTCCGCATCGGCCTGACCGGTGGCATCGGTAGCGGCAAGAGCACGGTGCTCGCCATGCTGCAGGAACGCGGGGCCGTGCCCGTCGACGCGGACGCGATCTCGCGCGCCACCACGGCCTCGGGCGGGCTGGCGATCCCGGCGATTCGCGTGCAGTTCGGCCCGGAGTTCGTCACCGCCGACGGCGCGCTGGACCGCGAACGCATGCGCGAACGCGCCTATGCGCAGCCCGAAGCGCGCCGGCAGCTCGAGGCCATCATCCATCCGCTGGTGGGCCAGGAGATCGAGCGCCAGGTCGGGAACGCGCTGGCCGCAGGCGCGGCCTGCATCGTGTTCGACATCCCCCTGCTGGTGGAATCCGGCCGCTGGCGCGCGCAGTTGGACCGCGTGCTGGTGGTCGACTGCGAGCCGGAGACCCAGGTGAGGCGGGTGGTCGCCCGCAGCGCCCTGGCGCCGGAGCAGGTGCGCGCCATCATCGCCGCCCAGGCGCCGCGCGCGCTGCGGCTGGCCGCGGCCGACCTCGTTGTTTGCAACGAAGGGTTGTCCCTGGCGGCATTGCGAAGCGAAGTGGAACAGGCGGCACGATCCTTCGGGCTATGA
- a CDS encoding prepilin peptidase, translating into MLDGFVLDAALAGVFGLLVGSFLNVVIYRFPKMLERQWAAEAADFTGQPVAETDTFNLVTPRSRCRQCGHQIRWYENIPVLSYLVLRGKCSQCGTRIGMRYPVVELVTAALFALCGWRFGFTLHAAAWAAFAALLICQFLIDFDTQILPDDLNYTLLWLGLLASAVGFTGVALVSAVWGAALGYLVFWVIFQLFKLATGKEGMGYGDFKLLAALGAWFGAEYLLAIVLLSSIVGAVLGIVLLVVGKIANKDIPMPFGPYLAGAGMLCFVLGPAAVPDLLPFAFPFGSH; encoded by the coding sequence ATGCTGGATGGTTTCGTGCTCGACGCCGCGCTGGCCGGCGTCTTCGGCCTGCTCGTGGGGAGCTTCCTCAACGTCGTCATCTACCGCTTCCCCAAGATGCTGGAGCGGCAATGGGCCGCGGAAGCCGCGGACTTCACCGGCCAGCCGGTCGCCGAGACCGACACCTTCAACCTGGTGACGCCGCGCTCGCGCTGCCGCCAGTGCGGCCACCAGATCCGCTGGTACGAGAACATCCCGGTGCTGAGCTACCTGGTGCTGCGCGGCAAGTGCTCGCAATGCGGCACCAGGATCGGCATGCGCTACCCGGTCGTGGAGCTGGTGACGGCTGCCCTGTTCGCGCTGTGCGGCTGGCGCTTCGGCTTCACGCTGCACGCGGCGGCCTGGGCGGCCTTCGCGGCGCTGCTGATCTGCCAGTTCCTGATCGACTTCGACACCCAGATCCTGCCCGACGACCTCAACTACACGCTGCTGTGGCTGGGCCTGCTCGCTTCGGCGGTGGGCTTCACCGGCGTGGCGCTGGTTTCGGCGGTGTGGGGCGCTGCGCTGGGCTACCTGGTGTTCTGGGTGATCTTCCAGCTGTTCAAGCTGGCCACCGGCAAGGAAGGCATGGGCTACGGCGACTTCAAGCTGCTGGCCGCGCTGGGGGCCTGGTTCGGAGCGGAATACCTGCTGGCCATCGTGCTGCTGTCCTCCATCGTCGGCGCCGTGCTCGGCATCGTGCTGCTGGTCGTGGGCAAGATCGCCAACAAGGACATCCCCATGCCCTTCGGCCCCTACCTGGCCGGCGCCGGCATGCTGTGCTTCGTGCTGGGCCCGGCGGCGGTGCCGGACCTGCTGCCCTTCGCCTTCCCCTTCGGCTCGCACTGA
- a CDS encoding type II secretion system F family protein — MATATTKITEFVFEWEGRDRNGKQVRGETRAAGENQVMSSLRRQGVTPSKIKKRRMRSGKKIKPKDIAIFTRQLATMMKAGVPLLQAFDIVGRGNANASVTKLLNDVRTDVETGTSLSAAFRKYPLYFDSLYCNLVEAGEAAGILESLLDRLATYMEKTEAIKSKIKSALMYPISVVVVAFVVVSVIMIFVIPAFKEVFSSFGADLPAPTLFVIALSEFFVKWWWLIFGGLGGGLYFFMQAWRRNEKMQAFMDRLMLKLPVFGDLVYKSVIARWTRTLATMFAAGVPLVEALDSVGGASGNSVYATATARIQQEVSTGTSLTAAMSNANVFPSMVLQMCAIGEESGSIDHMLGKAADFYEAEVDDMVAGLSSLMEPIIIVFLGGLIGGIVVSMYLPIFKLGSVV, encoded by the coding sequence ATGGCTACGGCAACAACGAAGATCACCGAGTTCGTTTTCGAATGGGAAGGTCGGGATCGCAACGGCAAGCAGGTGCGCGGCGAGACGCGCGCCGCGGGCGAGAACCAGGTCATGTCGTCCCTGCGCAGGCAGGGCGTGACGCCGTCCAAGATCAAGAAGCGCCGCATGCGCTCCGGCAAGAAGATCAAGCCGAAGGACATCGCGATCTTCACCCGGCAGCTGGCGACCATGATGAAGGCCGGCGTGCCGCTGCTGCAGGCCTTCGACATCGTGGGCCGCGGCAACGCCAACGCCAGCGTCACCAAGCTGCTGAACGACGTCCGCACCGACGTCGAGACCGGCACGTCGCTGTCGGCGGCGTTCCGCAAGTACCCGCTGTACTTCGACAGCCTGTACTGCAACCTGGTGGAAGCCGGTGAAGCGGCCGGTATCCTGGAAAGCCTGCTGGACCGCCTGGCCACCTACATGGAAAAGACCGAGGCGATCAAGTCCAAGATCAAGTCGGCGCTGATGTACCCGATCTCGGTGGTCGTGGTGGCCTTCGTCGTGGTGTCCGTGATCATGATCTTCGTGATCCCGGCGTTCAAGGAGGTGTTCAGCTCCTTCGGCGCCGACCTGCCCGCGCCCACGCTGTTCGTGATCGCCCTGTCCGAGTTCTTCGTGAAGTGGTGGTGGCTGATCTTCGGCGGCCTGGGTGGCGGCCTGTACTTCTTCATGCAGGCCTGGAGGCGCAACGAGAAGATGCAGGCCTTCATGGACCGCCTGATGCTCAAGCTGCCGGTGTTCGGCGACCTGGTCTACAAGTCGGTCATTGCCCGCTGGACCCGCACGCTGGCCACCATGTTCGCCGCCGGCGTGCCGCTGGTGGAAGCGCTGGACTCCGTGGGCGGCGCCTCCGGGAATTCCGTGTACGCCACCGCCACGGCGCGGATCCAGCAGGAGGTGTCCACCGGCACCAGCCTGACCGCGGCGATGTCCAACGCCAACGTGTTCCCGTCGATGGTGCTGCAGATGTGCGCGATCGGCGAGGAATCCGGCTCCATCGACCACATGCTGGGCAAGGCGGCCGACTTCTACGAAGCGGAAGTGGACGACATGGTGGCCGGCCTCTCGAGCCTGATGGAGCCGATCATCATCGTGTTCCTGGGCGGCCTGATCGGCGGCATCGTGGTGTCGATGTACCTGCCTATCTTCAAGCTGGGTTCGGTGGTCTGA
- the pilB gene encoding type IV-A pilus assembly ATPase PilB, whose protein sequence is MAAVDPATEATAVALPGLARALISAGKLGQKSAEEIYRKAQTKRISFIAELTGTGAVSAADLAHTMSAAFGAPLLDLDALDIQRLPKGLLDGRISQDFRVVVLSKRNNRLIVATADPSDQQAAEKIKFATQMGVDWIIAEYDKLTKMVEAVGTSTSEAMDSIIGDDFEFDESSMDTTNQEEDQGAVSDVDDAPVVKFLHKMLLDAIGARASDLHFEPFEHTYRVRFRIDGELREIASPPAAIKDKLASRIKVISRMDISEKRVPQDGRMKLKVSADRVIDFRVSTLPTLFGEKIVIRILDPSSARLGIDALGYEPEEKERLMEAIGRPYGMILVTGPTGSGKTVSLYTCLNLLNKPGVNISTAEDPAEINLPGVNQVNVNDKAGLTFSVALKAFLRQDPDIIMVGEIRDLETADIAIKAAQTGHLVMSTLHTNDAPTTLTRMRNMGIAPFNIASSVILITAQRLARRLCVQCKKPMDIPYETLLDAGFKEEDVDGSWTPYHPVGCSACNNGYKGRVGIYQVMPISEDMQRIILADGSALEIAKQAKQEGVRSLRESGLHKVKQGLTSLEEVLACTNES, encoded by the coding sequence ATGGCCGCCGTCGATCCCGCCACTGAAGCCACAGCCGTAGCGTTGCCGGGCCTCGCGCGCGCCCTCATTTCCGCCGGGAAGCTGGGGCAGAAGTCCGCCGAAGAGATCTACCGCAAGGCCCAGACCAAGCGCATCAGCTTCATCGCCGAGCTCACCGGCACCGGCGCCGTCTCCGCCGCCGACCTCGCCCACACGATGTCGGCCGCCTTCGGCGCGCCGCTGCTGGACCTGGACGCCCTCGACATCCAGCGCCTGCCCAAAGGCCTCCTGGATGGCCGGATCAGCCAGGACTTCCGCGTGGTGGTCCTGTCCAAGCGCAACAACCGCCTGATCGTCGCCACCGCCGACCCGTCGGACCAGCAGGCCGCCGAGAAGATCAAGTTCGCCACCCAGATGGGCGTGGACTGGATCATCGCGGAGTACGACAAGCTGACCAAGATGGTCGAGGCCGTCGGCACCTCCACCTCGGAGGCGATGGACAGCATCATCGGCGACGACTTCGAGTTCGACGAGTCCAGCATGGACACGACGAACCAGGAGGAGGACCAGGGCGCCGTCTCCGACGTCGACGACGCGCCGGTCGTCAAGTTCCTGCACAAGATGCTGCTGGACGCCATCGGCGCCCGCGCGTCGGACCTGCACTTCGAGCCCTTCGAGCACACCTACCGCGTCCGCTTCCGCATCGACGGCGAGCTGCGCGAGATCGCCTCGCCGCCGGCCGCGATCAAGGACAAGCTGGCCTCCCGCATCAAGGTGATCTCCCGCATGGACATCTCCGAGAAGCGGGTGCCGCAGGACGGCCGGATGAAGCTGAAGGTCAGCGCCGACCGTGTCATCGACTTCCGGGTCTCGACCTTGCCGACGCTGTTCGGCGAGAAGATCGTGATCCGTATTCTCGACCCGAGCTCCGCCAGGCTGGGCATCGACGCCCTGGGCTACGAGCCCGAGGAGAAGGAACGCCTGATGGAGGCCATCGGCCGCCCCTACGGCATGATCCTGGTAACCGGGCCCACGGGCTCCGGCAAGACGGTGTCGCTGTACACCTGCCTGAACCTGCTGAACAAGCCGGGCGTGAACATTTCCACCGCGGAAGACCCGGCGGAAATCAACTTGCCTGGCGTGAACCAGGTGAACGTGAACGACAAGGCGGGCCTGACCTTCTCGGTGGCGCTGAAGGCCTTCCTGCGCCAGGATCCGGACATCATCATGGTGGGCGAAATCCGGGACCTGGAAACCGCCGACATCGCCATCAAGGCCGCCCAGACCGGCCACTTGGTGATGTCCACGCTGCACACCAACGACGCGCCGACCACGCTGACCCGGATGCGCAACATGGGCATCGCGCCCTTCAACATCGCTTCGTCCGTGATCCTGATCACGGCGCAGCGCCTGGCGCGCCGCCTGTGCGTCCAGTGCAAGAAGCCGATGGACATCCCCTACGAGACGCTGCTGGACGCGGGCTTCAAGGAGGAAGACGTCGACGGCAGCTGGACGCCCTACCACCCCGTGGGCTGCAGCGCCTGCAACAACGGCTACAAGGGCCGGGTGGGCATCTACCAGGTGATGCCGATCAGCGAGGACATGCAGCGCATCATCCTCGCCGACGGCAGCGCGCTGGAGATCGCGAAGCAGGCGAAGCAGGAAGGCGTGCGCAGCCTGCGCGAATCGGGCCTGCACAAGGTCAAGCAGGGCCTCACATCCCTCGAGGAAGTGCTGGCCTGCACGAACGAGTCGTGA
- a CDS encoding polyprenyl synthetase family protein, producing MREVDAVIGQRLDSGVPLVGQVSRYIISSGGKRLRPALLLLVCGALGYQGFQRFNLAAVVEFIHTATLLHDDVVDDSTLRRGRATANQSFGNPASVLVGDFLYSRAFQMMLDAHDMRVMEILAEATNVIAEGEVMQLMNMHDPNLDEAGYLQVIRSKTAKLFEASARLGAVLAGAPREIEEACATYGQALGTAFQVIDDVLDYAGEVEELGKNLGDDLREGKVTLPLIAAMRRGTEEQRAVIRHAIEESAVGELDRIVAIVRETGSLEVAQEAAAAEAQRAIEAANLLPRNEHATALVQLAASLLQRRN from the coding sequence ATGCGAGAGGTCGATGCCGTCATCGGCCAGCGCCTGGACTCGGGCGTGCCGCTGGTGGGCCAGGTCTCGCGCTACATCATCTCCTCCGGCGGCAAGCGGCTGCGCCCCGCCCTGCTGCTATTGGTATGCGGCGCGCTGGGCTACCAGGGCTTCCAGCGCTTCAACCTCGCCGCGGTGGTGGAGTTCATCCACACCGCGACCTTGCTGCACGACGACGTGGTGGACGACTCCACCTTGCGCCGCGGCCGCGCCACCGCCAACCAGTCCTTCGGCAACCCGGCCAGCGTGCTGGTGGGTGACTTCCTCTATTCGCGCGCCTTCCAGATGATGCTGGACGCGCACGACATGCGCGTGATGGAGATCCTGGCCGAAGCCACCAACGTGATCGCCGAGGGCGAGGTCATGCAGCTGATGAACATGCACGACCCCAACCTCGACGAGGCGGGCTACCTGCAGGTGATCCGCTCCAAGACCGCCAAGCTGTTCGAAGCCAGCGCGCGCCTGGGCGCCGTGCTTGCCGGCGCGCCGCGCGAAATCGAAGAGGCCTGCGCCACCTACGGCCAGGCGCTGGGCACCGCGTTCCAGGTGATCGACGACGTGCTCGATTACGCGGGCGAAGTCGAAGAGTTGGGCAAGAACCTCGGCGACGACCTGCGCGAAGGCAAGGTCACGCTGCCCCTGATTGCAGCCATGCGCCGCGGCACCGAGGAGCAGCGCGCGGTGATCCGCCACGCCATCGAGGAAAGCGCCGTGGGCGAACTCGATCGCATCGTGGCCATCGTGCGCGAAACGGGTTCGCTCGAAGTGGCGCAGGAAGCCGCGGCGGCCGAAGCGCAACGCGCGATCGAAGCTGCAAATTTGCTGCCGCGAAATGAACACGCCACAGCTCTGGTACAATTAGCGGCTTCACTGCTGCAGCGACGCAACTGA
- the rplU gene encoding 50S ribosomal protein L21, translating to MYAVIKTGGKQYRVASGDKIKVEQIAADIGQEITFDQVLALGNGGDLKVGVPLVSGATVKATVVAHGKHEKVRIFKLRRRKHYQKHQGHRQQFTELQIGAIAG from the coding sequence ATGTACGCGGTCATAAAAACCGGTGGCAAGCAGTATCGCGTTGCTTCCGGCGACAAGATCAAGGTAGAACAGATTGCTGCGGACATCGGCCAGGAAATCACCTTCGATCAGGTTCTCGCGCTAGGCAACGGCGGCGACCTGAAAGTGGGCGTCCCCCTGGTTTCCGGTGCCACGGTCAAGGCCACGGTCGTGGCGCACGGCAAGCACGAGAAGGTTCGCATCTTCAAGCTGCGCCGCCGCAAGCACTACCAGAAGCACCAAGGCCATCGCCAGCAGTTCACCGAACTGCAAATCGGTGCCATCGCCGGCTAA
- the rpmA gene encoding 50S ribosomal protein L27, translating to MAQKKGGGSTRNGRDSQPKMLGVKAFGGELISAGSIIVRQRGTKFHAGTNVGVGRDHTLFALVDGHVKFETKGALNKQQVSIVPAA from the coding sequence ATGGCACAGAAAAAAGGCGGCGGCTCTACGCGAAACGGGCGTGATTCCCAGCCGAAGATGCTGGGCGTCAAGGCCTTCGGCGGCGAACTCATCAGCGCCGGCTCCATCATCGTGCGCCAGCGCGGTACCAAGTTCCACGCCGGCACGAACGTCGGCGTCGGCCGGGACCACACGCTGTTCGCGCTGGTCGATGGCCACGTGAAGTTCGAAACCAAGGGCGCGCTGAACAAGCAACAGGTCAGCATCGTCCCGGCGGCTTGA